The sequence below is a genomic window from Candidatus Goldiibacteriota bacterium.
AACAGGCACCGGTGTACCTTCAACATATACCACTCCCGAATAAACAGCATCTTCTTCATTTGTAGTAAATGAATAACTGAAACCCTGGCAGTCAGTACTGGTTACCGAAAAAGAAAAAACCGAACACACCAAGGGCGTTGACACAAATAGAAATATAAGAATTAAAAACCGATAAAGTATATTTCCCATTCCCCGCAAAATGCTTTTCAAATTTTCCCTCTCCAAATAGTTTTGATTTTTTATATTTACATAGGTTACATATTTTGTCAAATAATTTTTTCCGGCAACAGCGTAACAGACGATTGCACGGAGAGTTTTGCTAACCATCCGTGCATCTGTGCACCCGTCCCTCGCAGTTTTTTGCTAAGCATCCAAGCCTCCAACCTTCCAAGCCTCTGCCCTTATATATTTTTCTTGCAAAATAACGCTTATCACTTATAATATTCCGGTAAGTTAAATCATATAATTAAAAGGTGCATATGAAAAAAGGCAATTTATCCTACATTTTAAAACTTGTATTTATCGGATTTGTTATGTTTGGCATAACAACCGCGGTTGTTATGAAACTTGTCTTCTCTATCGGTTCCATATCCATGCCTGATTATACGGGAATGACTTTTGAAAAAGCCGTAAAAAGCGCCGGCAGAATGGGCATTGACTTAAAACTTGAAGATGAAGTTTACAGCAATCTGTATGAAAAAGGCGTTGTTGTGTCCCAGAACGTAAAACCAAAAGTAAAAATTAAAAAGGGCCGCGCGGTATATGCCGTTGTAAGCCGCGGTTCAAAGATGATAAGGGTTCCGGATGTCACGGGAATGATAAAAGCAAAAGCCGTTCTGAACCTGGTTAACCTTGACCTTGGCACCGGTTATGACGATGCAATTTCTTCTTCCATACATAAAAAAGACACTATAATCGCCCAGTTCCCTTCCGCGGGCGCGGATGTACCATTCAACGAAAACGTAAGCACCTTAAGGTCAGAAGGTTTAAAAGATGAAGTTTTCATGATGCCTGACGTAAAAGGCAAAAACATATTTGACGTTTACAAAGCGCTGCGCAAACACGACCTTACCGTCGAAAAAATAAACGTGGAAGTAAATAACGATTTGCCTTCGGGAAGCATCTTGTCCCAGTCGCCGGAAGCGGGATACGCGGTTAATAAAAAGACACCTATAATACTTAACGCCGGCAATAAAGAAGACGATTTAAGCCTTAAAAAACGCCTTATTAAAGTGAATTTCACCCTTGAAAGCGCGGACCCGCTGCCAAAACACGTAAAGATATCGGTTTTAAGCCTTGCCGGCAGCGAAGCCATATATAATAAAATTACTCTGGTAAAAGAAAAAATAGAAGTCCAGCCGGTTGTACGCGGCGACGCTTTGGTTCAGATATTTGTGAATAACGAACTTGTAAAAGAACACGAATTTAAGGCGCAATAATGTCAAAGATGATGCTTGCCCCTTCCATTCTTGATTCGGATTTTTCCGATATTAAAAACACATTTAAATTTTTAGAACAGATAAAAGCGGAATTTGTGCACCTTGATATAATGGACGGAAACTTTGTGCCAAACCTTACCTTTGGCCCCAAGATTA
It includes:
- a CDS encoding PASTA domain-containing protein, giving the protein MKKGNLSYILKLVFIGFVMFGITTAVVMKLVFSIGSISMPDYTGMTFEKAVKSAGRMGIDLKLEDEVYSNLYEKGVVVSQNVKPKVKIKKGRAVYAVVSRGSKMIRVPDVTGMIKAKAVLNLVNLDLGTGYDDAISSSIHKKDTIIAQFPSAGADVPFNENVSTLRSEGLKDEVFMMPDVKGKNIFDVYKALRKHDLTVEKINVEVNNDLPSGSILSQSPEAGYAVNKKTPIILNAGNKEDDLSLKKRLIKVNFTLESADPLPKHVKISVLSLAGSEAIYNKITLVKEKIEVQPVVRGDALVQIFVNNELVKEHEFKAQ